In a genomic window of Candidatus Tanganyikabacteria bacterium:
- a CDS encoding FHA domain-containing protein, which produces MLKCPNGHENPDGLKICDECGANLEASATVATAEKPRESGGIAARPGKLIITRGGTVGKEFPLETNAETHIGRWDPDGGAFPEVDLTSDDPEAKISRKHARIFVQDGEYYIEDLGSLNGTYCNRGPRLLPGSPQILKDQDEVVMGKTFFKFAFGE; this is translated from the coding sequence ATGCTCAAGTGCCCTAACGGCCACGAGAATCCAGATGGACTGAAGATCTGCGACGAATGCGGCGCAAATCTCGAGGCGTCGGCCACGGTCGCGACGGCCGAGAAGCCCCGCGAGTCGGGCGGCATTGCGGCGCGGCCGGGCAAGCTGATCATCACCCGCGGCGGGACGGTCGGCAAGGAATTCCCCCTCGAGACCAACGCCGAGACCCACATCGGCCGCTGGGATCCCGACGGCGGCGCGTTCCCCGAGGTCGACCTCACCTCCGACGACCCCGAGGCCAAGATCTCACGCAAGCACGCCCGCATCTTCGTCCAGGACGGCGAGTACTACATCGAGGATCTCGGCTCCCTCAACGGCACGTACTGCAACCGCGGCCCGCGCCTGCTGCCCGGCAGCCCGCAGATCCTCAAGGACCAGGACGAGGTCGTCATGGGCAAGACGTTCTTCAAGTTCGCCTTTGGCGAGTAG